One candidate division WOR-3 bacterium DNA segment encodes these proteins:
- a CDS encoding RNA-binding protein, translating into MPEKCKCPFCDSELLMKCFEPIFCTNCNVELIICPECRKLFNIKFEKCPHCGKKNERRKE; encoded by the coding sequence ATGCCGGAAAAGTGTAAATGTCCATTCTGTGATAGTGAATTGTTGATGAAATGCTTTGAACCAATTTTCTGTACAAACTGCAATGTAGAATTGATAATCTGTCCTGAGTGTAGAAAACTTTTCAATATTAAATTTGAAAAATGCCCGCATTGCGGAAAAAAGAATGAAAGGAGGAAGGAATGA